In the Arachis hypogaea cultivar Tifrunner chromosome 20, arahy.Tifrunner.gnm2.J5K5, whole genome shotgun sequence genome, AATCCAAATCTTGGATTCTAAACTcaatccaaaccaaaccattttaaaaaaaccagttttaaataaaaaaaaatccaaaccaaattgcatcaattttatggTTTGGTTTTTAATCCAAACCATTTAACCAATCTAAATCCGGATCCGGATCCAAATCCGAATTAGGATCCAAATCCGAATTAggatccaaaatttaaaaaaaccccAATTCTGTGAACCACTGAACCAGTTCACACTACATATGCACAAATCAACCGTGTCGTCTTCTCCTTCGGCACTTCTCCTTCAACTGTGTCGTCTTCCTCTGCTCGTGCTTCTTCTAGAGGAATTTTGGGTTGTCGTGTCTGATTTTGCAATTGATTGTATTGcagattttgtttttcactgAACCAGAACAAGCAGTAGCTCTTGTTTCTCTTCTTTCTAGAGAGTTCCAACGCAGTTCCATCACGCCGGCGCCGCCTGTAGCAGCGTCCTCCATCCACCGTCGCTGCAATACCCTTGTCCCCTTTCTTTTTGCCCTGTTCTAGTTCTCTGCTTCCAGGTTTTTGtccattttcctttttatttttattaagtttgatTAATTTTGGTTAATTAGTTGATTTTGGTTAATTAGCTTAGTTAGATTAGTTGCTGTTAGTTGATTATAGGTAGTTAGGTTAGGATGATTTTCTTTAGATTGTTAGGTTTTGATTGTTGCTGAGTTAGTTTGCTGTTTATGATGGAATTGCTGTTTTGATGAGAAACTGGGCTGAGATGGTCTGAACATTGTTTTGATGATTTTCATACTTAGTCTGCGTTGATTGTGATTGTGTTTTTATATTTAGGAACAAGatatgattttattattgttattcatTCATCTTATGTTTCCCATCCTATGTTGTCTAATTAACATCATGCATTGGCAATTCCTCATAGAGCTTCTTGTGCTTAgattttgtttcaatttctaaTTAATGGGATCAATAGTATTTACACTTGCTGCCCTGATCCAACAATTGAGAAATTGAAGTGGACAAGAATTGTATGTGGCAGCATAAATCTGAATCCTTTTATTCGCAATTGTGCTGTCATGTTAGCTTGAAAGGTTGAATTTGCTTCAAGATTCTGTTGCTCTTTGATCATTTTTTCTATTGAAACTAATGTAAGGAAGTATAATAATTGCTTTAAAAGCCAAAGAATCAGATAATAAGATTCAACCTTCCAATTCTAAACCTACCtgccttttattttatattttctgtccCATTTTCCTAGTTTAGATATTGATAAATATGTTTAGGTAGCTTTTATGTAAATTAGTATTGTCTTTTAGATTTTGTTATAGTCATAGTTTCATGTATTCACCAATTTGTTCACGTAGTACCAATTCACAATTCATTGGGATTTCGGAATCCTCTGATATGCCTCTGGAATTCTCATGTGTCATATTTGACAAGGTAGCATGCTAGGTACCTGAACCTGTTTCAGGGCTAAGAATTTTGTAAATATGGTTTAATACTTTCATTTAAAGATTTGTCTCAAAATGATAAaggtatattttgttatttgcagATATATTTTCCTCAAAGGTTGTGGTTGTTTGATGATTTTGTTGGCAACTTGGCATCTTTTGATATTTTGTGGTTGTTGTTTGAGAGAGTTTTTGGTGGTATCCTTTTGATATTTTGAGAATGATTAAATGTTATATAGATTAGCTATTGTCGTTAGATTTATAAAGAACCAAATTCTAGTTGTAATGAACCTATACACTTTAAAAtgactttagtattaattttacttttaaaaaaattatgttttgaaaattgaatttctaaaaactggttttaaaagtggattttttttgttaaaaaatctggtttggaaattggatttttaaaaactagttttaaaactggatttttggttgaaaaaactggttttaaaactggatttttggttaaaaaatctagttttaaaactgaatttaaaaaaaaaacgggatTTTAGATTTGGATATTAAAAAACTGGATTTAAAccggtttttattttttcaaaaccgGTTTCTCTCTTTAATCCAGTTCTGGTttggtttcatgaaccacaaaactGGTTTTGAAGTGGATCCagtttggatttttaaaaatccaaaccaTGCCCACCCCTACCTATTGATTTGAAATAGTTACAAGTTTATCTTTCCATGTTATTACTTTAGTCCTTAAGGAAGATTATAAAATTTGTCTTTTGCGTTATGATTTAagtcttttaaaataataagattaaCATATAGTGAATTAGTGATGCAACATTTTATATGGACTAAAATGTGATTAGCCGCTAACTGTTTTCTTTAAATAGGACCCTTACCCAATTCCTTTCTTTCATTTTCACAGCACGCAATACGCATCTATGCAATAGAAGCATTAACAAGGTGGTTTTGTTTGTTTGTCGATGCGTCTTGCAGTTGCACCTCATGTCCAAGGTTTCTTATTCTTAAGACCTTATTCACTCACCATTCAGCACTGCTCTTCCCCTTCTCCTCCTTCCATCTCACAAGTCTACGAAGACCTTCTCCGCATTTGCTTCCGCTTACAACAAACTAAAACTAATCCCCATCACCATCACGACTACCATGTGTTCGACAATATTCCCAACCACGGCGACGGGGAAATGGCCAAAGTTGTTCATGCACACGCCATCAAACACGACATTTCCTCTGATGGCTTCCTCGCAAGTGCCACCATCGATCTCTACGCCGCTGCCGGCAATGTCCCTTTCGCTCAGAGGCTCTTCCACCAGCTCCATCCCCGTCAGAGACATTTATCCGCTTATAATTCTATCATTTCCATGTACTCAAGGCAGGGGTTATTCCAAAATGCACTCCGTTGTTTCGTTTCTATGATGCGTTTTGGCCAGTTGCCTGACCAATTCACGCTCGCTATAGCTCTCTCTGTTTGTTCAAAGCTCAGGAATGTTGAATTCGGCACGCTGCTTCACTCCTGCGTGATCAAGGCAGGTTTTGAGTCCAATCCGTTCTGCCAGGGTGCTCTTATCGATCTGTATGCCAAATGTGGCTTTCTCCGCCATGCTAGCGCCATATTTGACGCCGCAGTCCACTTGGACAATGTTTCTTGGACGGCTTTGATTTCGGGTTATGTTCGAGCCGGGCTGCCGCAGGACGCCCTTcaggtgtttgacaaaatgcagATAGCTGGCTGCTCTCCTGACCAGGTGGTTTTTGTGACTGTTCTCAATGCTCTTGTGAATTTGGGTAAGCTGGATGATGCCTGTAAATTGTTCCGAGACATGCACACTAGCAATGTTGTGGCATGGAATGCGATGATCTCTGGTCATGCTAAGAGCGGCCATCATAAGGAGGCCATTGAGTTCTTTCTCGAAATGAGGAAGTGTGGTATAAAGTCCTCAAGGTCCACGCTGGCAAGTGTTCTTAGTGCGATTGCCAGCTTAGCTGCGTTGGATTATGGGTTACTAGTCCATGGAGAGGCTATCAAACAAGGTTTGGGTTCTAGTATATATGTGGGAAGTTCTTTGATCAGTATGTATGGGAAGTGCGAAATGTTAGATGCTGCAAAGCAAGTATTTGATGTCATGTCTGAGAAAAATATGGTCACTTGGAATGCCATGCTGGGAGTTTATGCACAGAATGGTTATTTCAATCATGTAATGGAGCTATTCCTTGATATGACACGACGTACCATTGAACCGGACGAATTTACCTTCACTAGCATTTTGAGTTCATGTGCTTGTTTTGAAAGCTTAGAAATTGGTCCTCAGGTGCATTCAGTTGTTATCAAGAGAAGTTTTGCAAACAATTTATTTGTGAACAATGCATTGGTAGATATGTATGCCAAGGCTGGGGCTTTGAAGGAAGCTAGGAAACAGTTTGAGCGCATGAAAACCCGAGATAACATTTCTTGGAATGCCATTATTGTTGGATACGTGCAGGAAGAAGAGGAAACTGATGCTTTCAAAATGTTCAACAAAATGAGGTTACATGGCATAGTACCTGACGAGGTAGCTTTGGCAAGCATACTTAGCGCTTGTGGAAATGTTAAGCTATTAGAAGCAGGATTGCAGTTCCATTGCCTGGCAGTTAAGTTGGGATTAGAAACAAACCTTTTTGTTGGAAGTTCTCTTATTGACATGTATTCTAAATGCTGGTCCATTGAAGATGCACGAAAAATCTATTCTAACATGCCTGAATGGAGTGTGGTATCCATGAATGCTCTGATTTCAGGATATGCtctgaaaaatataaaagaagcTATTAATCTTTTTAGTGATATGCTGGCATTGGGGCTCAAGCCATCTGAAATTACATTTGCAAGCCTGATAGATGCTTGTAAGGGTTCTCAGGTAAATCTAGGGTTGCAGATCCATTGTGCTATAGTTAAGAGGGGTCTTTTATGTGGTAGTGAGTTCTTAGGTACCTCTTTGTTGGGCATGTATATGGACTCACAAAGGATTGCAGATGCCAACTTACTTTTCTCAGAGTTTTCGAACCTTAAAAGCATTGTTATGTGGACTGCTTTAATTTCTGGGTATACTCAAAATGATTGCTGTTACGAGGCCATAAATTCATACCGAGAAATGCGGGACAACAGTATGTTCCCTGACCAAGCAACATTTGTTTCAGTTCTTCGAGCTTGTGCTCTCTTATCGGCATTGCAAGATGGGAAAGAGATACATTCTCTAATATTCCATACTGGTTTTGACTTGGATGAGTTAACCAGCAGTGCACTCATAGACATGTATGCTAAATGTGGGGATGTAAAAAGTGCTGTGCAAGTTTTTGAAGAAATGGGTACTAAAAAGGATGTGATTTCTTGGAACTCAATGATAGTTGGATTTGCAAAAAATGGTCATGCAGAAAGCGCTCTGAAGGTCTTCAATGAGATGGCTCACTCATGTGTTACACCAGATGATGTCACATTCCTCGGAGTGCTCACTGCTTGCAGCCATGCAGGGTGGGTTTCCGAGGGCCGTCAAATTTTTGATCTCATGGTGAACTGTTATGGCATTGAACCCAGGGCTGATCACTATGCTTGCATTGTGGATCTTCTTGGTCGCTGGGGTAATCTCAAAGAAGCTGAAGAGTTCATCGACAAACTAAATGTCGAACCGAATGCTATGATTTGGGCCAATTTATTGGGAGCTTGCCGAATTCATGGTGATGATATAAGGGGAGAGCGAGCAGCTAAGAACCTTATTAAGTTAGAACCTGACAATTCTTCCCCATATGTATTGCTTTCTAATATGTATGCTGCATCAGGACATTGGAATGAAGCTAGATCTTTGAGGAGAACCATGATACAGAAAGAAATCCAAAAGATGCCTGGGTGTAGCTGGATTGTTGTAGGACAAAAGACAAACTCATTTGTTGCAGGTGATATATCACATCCTAATTATGCTGAAATTTCACATTCTTTGAAGCATCTGACAGCACTCATGAGAGACAACAGATTTCAGGATGATGGAATTTTGCTTGttggttaaatttaatttttcatagTAATAGGAAATCAAGCAATCAACTCAGATTTGCATTCTGACAGAACAAATCGTACATATATTCCATTGTTACTACTTTCTGGCAAATGGAAagcattatattattatttgcaTTACTTATGAACTGTTTGTTGTCAATTTGTTATGCATATTCATGTGTTTGAATATAAGTTTCTGGTtagaacttaaaaaataaaaagtaaacccTCACGTTACCTGGATTAAGCTCGTCTAATTTTATTCCTATCTATATTTTTCTTGACTTAAGATGGTCAACTTTTGTGTAGTGCTGATAAGCTCAAGTTgacatatagtttttagtatccATCATCAATAACTATGAAGCAGTTTGGTCTAATTACCTTTTATATCATAAACCATCCTTTGTACCTtttgcaattattattattattattattgttattattattattattattattattgggctTTGCCATGGATGATTGTTACTAAACCAGCATTTGTACCTTACGCAATTTTGCTATGGATGATTGGTTTAATGCACCCAAAATCTGACCCTTATGCGAGTTGAAATAATTTCTAGATTAGTTGAAATAATTTCTAGATTATTATcactaattctttttttttttctggttttctcACAAATTTTAGTAGTAGAATTTATTATTCTGTTTGTGATATTGAATTTGAGCAACTCATGTGAGCATCATTTTATTCATTTATATAGAGCACCGCCCGTGAAGTAAAGCGCTTAGATTCAATTTGTAGATCCCCTGTTTATGCACAATTTGGAGAAGCACTTAATGGTCTATCAACAATGTGTGCTTACAAGGCTTATGACCGCATGGCTGATATCAATGGAAAGTCGATGGACAACAACATACGATTCACTCTGGTGAACATGAGTGGAAATCGATGGCTTGCAATTCGATTGGAAACTCTGGGAGGTCTCATGATATGGTTTACTGCAACCTTTGCGGTAATGCAGAATGGGAGGGCCGAGAACCAGCAGCAATTTTCATCCACCATGGGTTTCCTACTTAGTTATGCTTTGAACATTACCAGTTTGCTTACTGGTGTGCTCAGGCTTGCTAGTTTGGCTGAGAATAGTCTAAATGCTGTTGAGAGTGTTGGCACTTATATAGATTTGCCTTCAGAGGCACCATCCATCATTGAGGATAGTCGCCCCCCTCCAGGCTGGCCCTCATCTGGATCAATTAGATTTTAGGATGTTGTACTTCGATACAGGCCTGAACTTCCTCCTGTCCTTCATGGCTTGAATTTCACAATTTTTCCAAGCGATAAGGTTGGCATTGTAGGAAGGACAGGAGCTGGAAAATCTAGCATGTTTAATGCTTTATTTTGAATTGTGGAAttggaaagaggaagaatattaATTGATGATTGTGATATTGCAAAGTTTGGGCTAGCTGATTTGCGTAAAGTTCTTGGCATTATACCACAGTCCCCTGTTTTGTTTTCAGGTATATTTAAGATATAATATTTTCCATCGTATTTTCATATTGGCAACTTAGGCTGGGATTCTGTTCTTTTGTTTCCAAGTTACCAACTGACCAGAGGGAAGAGTATGTTAAACAATAATGTTGTAAGAATGGActtatttcttttattattattattattatttttacttatgGTAAAATGGACTGTAGATCTTGAATTTTTTAAAGCTAAGAGATCTGTTTTGGCCATAAGTGGAAAGAATCTTTTGGGCAGGAAGGGAATTCTAACTCATTTTAGAGCCACATATTAAAGGTTATTGATCATTtgatttttataaaatacagtaagggaaaaaaaaaaaagaatgagaaaATAAGGATAAATATGTTAACATTAAAGTTAAGAAATTCGTTGATCTACTTGAGTGAAGATTGGAATACTTGTGATGTCAAAACTGGAAAGCAATAATAAGTGATGTTTTGCTCTGCTAGATATATGATTGTGttgttgatttttataatttttactcTGTAAATTGTGAAGCATATTAATCTTTGAATTTATGTAATTGTATTTATATTAAGcttaatttaatattttgtagGAACGGTAAAGTTTAATCTTGACCCTTTTAATGAACACAATGATGCTGACCTCTGGGAGGCTCTGGAGAGGGCACATTTGAAGGATGTGATTCGGAGGAATTCTTTGGGGCTGGATGCTGAGGTAAATTATGATTCCTTGATTACACTCTGGCTTTTTTTGTACAGAACCATTTCTATTGCTGAGTATTTTTACAATGGTCAATAAGGGATGTTTTATTGAAAGCAATATAATATTTATGAAAATGTACTTTGTTTAGGTCTCTGAGGCAGGCGATAACTTCAGTGTTGGGCAGAGGCAACTGTTGAGTCTCTCTCGGGCATTATTGCGTAGATCAAAGATATTAGTACTTGACAAAGCCACTGCAGCAGTAGATGTTAGAACAGATGCCCTCATACAGAAAACAATTCGAGAGGAATTTAAATCGTGCACCATGCTCATCATTGCTCATTGTCTTAACACCATCATAGACTGTGATCGGATTCTTTTGCTCGATGGTGGTAAGGTAAGCACTGTATTTATATGGTACTGCTGGTTAAATCTTATAATATGGTTATCCTTTGGCACTAATGTAAGTAATACTAATCGTAATTATACAACATAAAATAATACTGATGCTAGCTTCTTATGTTTAAAGGTTCTTGAATATGATACCCCTGAAGAACTGCTATCAAATGAAGGCAGTTCGTTCTCTAAGATGGTGCAAAGTACAGGAGCCGCAAATGCCCAATATCTACGCAGCTTAGCACTCGGGAGTAAGTCAGATAGGGAAGAGAGTAAGCATAATGATGGCCAGAAAAAATGGCTTGCTTCGTCTCGCTGGGCTGCTGCAGCTCAATTTGCCCTTGCCGTCAGTCTCATCTCATCACAGACTGACCTAAAAAGATTGGAAGTGGAAGAAGAGAATAGCATAATCAAGAAAACAAGGGATGCTGTGTTAACTTTGCAGGGGGTTttggaaaggaagcatgataGAGAAATCAAGGAATCTTTAGACCGATACCAAATATCCTCACAGTTGGTGGTCATCACTCTACAGGATGATTGAAGGTATGTATAACTTTGTGCCATCTTTTACATAGCCTTCCCTTGcaatgaaatttttgaaagattaaaTTCTGAGACCACTTCATTTTTTGTCCATGAATGCATTATCCTCCCTctcctttctctttcctttttttctccCATATATATTGTCTCAAATATTTCCAAGTTAGAGATAACCCTGGAAGATATGGTATTAGAGCTAAATGAGCTTAAATTTCTAAGATTAAAGAATCTCAGGTTTTTCAATGTGGTTGGAGATGAAGTGTAAGCTTCTCACTGTGTAGATGATGTAATTGCTTGTCTTTTTCGTTTTTGTAGGTCTTGCAATGATGAGCAGACTGGCCACATCAATCAGACTTTGATTTTGATGATAGATCAATTAACTTTGATCAAGTTGATATGTAGCCAAAGCTGCACTGTTATATATTACCTCTGCTTCAAAATAATTGTTCATTTGGACAAACAATTATTCTGAATTGCATATTTGCAGGGAATATAACATGTGCCACAGTCCCACCAACTGACTCACATACCCAAGGTTGTGCTAACTCTATTTTTGGCAATGTAGCTCCATCACTCAGCCATGAGACATGAGTTCGAAAATGCAATAAGTTTCATTTTGATCTTAATCCAGAAATTAACCCAATTTCCCTTATCATTTGTAATGTAATTTTTATTGCCCAAAATATATTAGgggaaaaaaaatatcttttaggtCTTGAATACTTGTGTTTGGATTTTGGAAAAAGATTCTCTAAAACTAAGTGAGAAAATAAAATGTTAATTATTCTTAAATCAAGGTAATAAGATTTACATACaatgaaaattataaattcaGTAGTGattaaatgttttatttatttattctactaattttttattttagaaaaatttccTTTTTCGATCATGTTATGCCACAAACTTCCACTAGTACTGTTATATTCAACTATTCCAAGCATCTTTCAAAATC is a window encoding:
- the LOC112782817 gene encoding ABC transporter C family member 2-like; the protein is MSGNRWLAIRLETLGGLMIWFTATFAVMQNGRAENQQQFSSTMGFLLSYALNITSLLTGVLRLASLAENSLNAVESVGTYIDLPSEAPSIIEDSRPPPGRILIDDCDIAKFGLADLRKVLGIIPQSPVLFSGTVKFNLDPFNEHNDADLWEALERAHLKDVIRRNSLGLDAEVSEAGDNFSVGQRQLLSLSRALLRRSKILVLDKATAAVDVRTDALIQKTIREEFKSCTMLIIAHCLNTIIDCDRILLLDGGKVLEYDTPEELLSNEGSSFSKMVQSTGAANAQYLRSLALGSKSDREESKHNDGQKKWLASSRWAAAAQFALAVSLISSQTDLKRLEVEEENSIIKKTRDAVLTLQGVLERKHDREIKESLDRYQISSQLVVITLQDD
- the LOC112782816 gene encoding pentatricopeptide repeat-containing protein At3g09040, mitochondrial isoform X4 is translated as MAKVVHAHAIKHDISSDGFLASATIDLYAAAGNVPFAQRLFHQLHPRQRHLSAYNSIISMYSRQGLFQNALRCFVSMMRFGQLPDQFTLAIALSVCSKLRNVEFGTLLHSCVIKAGFESNPFCQGALIDLYAKCGFLRHASAIFDAAVHLDNVSWTALISGYVRAGLPQDALQVFDKMQIAGCSPDQVVFVTVLNALVNLGKLDDACKLFRDMHTSNVVAWNAMISGHAKSGHHKEAIEFFLEMRKCGIKSSRSTLASVLSAIASLAALDYGLLVHGEAIKQGLGSSIYVGSSLISMYGKCEMLDAAKQVFDVMSEKNMVTWNAMLGVYAQNGYFNHVMELFLDMTRRTIEPDEFTFTSILSSCACFESLEIGPQVHSVVIKRSFANNLFVNNALVDMYAKAGALKEARKQFERMKTRDNISWNAIIVGYVQEEEETDAFKMFNKMRLHGIVPDEVALASILSACGNVKLLEAGLQFHCLAVKLGLETNLFVGSSLIDMYSKCWSIEDARKIYSNMPEWSVVSMNALISGYALKNIKEAINLFSDMLALGLKPSEITFASLIDACKGSQVNLGLQIHCAIVKRGLLCGSEFLGTSLLGMYMDSQRIADANLLFSEFSNLKSIVMWTALISGYTQNDCCYEAINSYREMRDNSMFPDQATFVSVLRACALLSALQDGKEIHSLIFHTGFDLDELTSSALIDMYAKCGDVKSAVQVFEEMGTKKDVISWNSMIVGFAKNGHAESALKVFNEMAHSCVTPDDVTFLGVLTACSHAGWVSEGRQIFDLMVNCYGIEPRADHYACIVDLLGRWGNLKEAEEFIDKLNVEPNAMIWANLLGACRIHGDDIRGERAAKNLIKLEPDNSSPYVLLSNMYAASGHWNEARSLRRTMIQKEIQKMPGCSWIVVGQKTNSFVAEHRP
- the LOC112782816 gene encoding pentatricopeptide repeat-containing protein At3g09040, mitochondrial isoform X2, producing the protein MRLAVAPHVQGFLFLRPYSLTIQHCSSPSPPSISQVYEDLLRICFRLQQTKTNPHHHHDYHVFDNIPNHGDGEMAKVVHAHAIKHDISSDGFLASATIDLYAAAGNVPFAQRLFHQLHPRQRHLSAYNSIISMYSRQGLFQNALRCFVSMMRFGQLPDQFTLAIALSVCSKLRNVEFGTLLHSCVIKAGFESNPFCQGALIDLYAKCGFLRHASAIFDAAVHLDNVSWTALISGYVRAGLPQDALQVFDKMQIAGCSPDQVVFVTVLNALVNLGKLDDACKLFRDMHTSNVVAWNAMISGHAKSGHHKEAIEFFLEMRKCGIKSSRSTLASVLSAIASLAALDYGLLVHGEAIKQGLGSSIYVGSSLISMYGKCEMLDAAKQVFDVMSEKNMVTWNAMLGVYAQNGYFNHVMELFLDMTRRTIEPDEFTFTSILSSCACFESLEIGPQVHSVVIKRSFANNLFVNNALVDMYAKAGALKEARKQFERMKTRDNISWNAIIVGYVQEEEETDAFKMFNKMRLHGIVPDEVALASILSACGNVKLLEAGLQFHCLAVKLGLETNLFVGSSLIDMYSKCWSIEDARKIYSNMPEWSVVSMNALISGYALKNIKEAINLFSDMLALGLKPSEITFASLIDACKGSQVNLGLQIHCAIVKRGLLCGSEFLGTSLLGMYMDSQRIADANLLFSEFSNLKSIVMWTALISGYTQNDCCYEAINSYREMRDNSMFPDQATFVSVLRACALLSALQDGKEIHSLIFHTGFDLDELTSSALIDMYAKCGDVKSAVQVFEEMGTKKDVISWNSMIVGFAKNGHAESALKVFNEMAHSCVTPDDVTFLGVLTACSHAGWVSEGRQIFDLMVNCYGIEPRADHYACIVDLLGRWGNLKEAEEFIDKLNVEPNAMIWANLLGACRIHGDDIRGERAAKNLIKLEPDNSSPYVLLSNMYAASGHWNEARSLRRTMIQKEIQKMPGCSWIVVGQKTNSFVAEHRP
- the LOC112782816 gene encoding pentatricopeptide repeat-containing protein At3g09040, mitochondrial isoform X3 yields the protein MAKVVHAHAIKHDISSDGFLASATIDLYAAAGNVPFAQRLFHQLHPRQRHLSAYNSIISMYSRQGLFQNALRCFVSMMRFGQLPDQFTLAIALSVCSKLRNVEFGTLLHSCVIKAGFESNPFCQGALIDLYAKCGFLRHASAIFDAAVHLDNVSWTALISGYVRAGLPQDALQVFDKMQIAGCSPDQVVFVTVLNALVNLGKLDDACKLFRDMHTSNVVAWNAMISGHAKSGHHKEAIEFFLEMRKCGIKSSRSTLASVLSAIASLAALDYGLLVHGEAIKQGLGSSIYVGSSLISMYGKCEMLDAAKQVFDVMSEKNMVTWNAMLGVYAQNGYFNHVMELFLDMTRRTIEPDEFTFTSILSSCACFESLEIGPQVHSVVIKRSFANNLFVNNALVDMYAKAGALKEARKQFERMKTRDNISWNAIIVGYVQEEEETDAFKMFNKMRLHGIVPDEVALASILSACGNVKLLEAGLQFHCLAVKLGLETNLFVGSSLIDMYSKCWSIEDARKIYSNMPEWSVVSMNALISGYALKNIKEAINLFSDMLALGLKPSEITFASLIDACKGSQVNLGLQIHCAIVKRGLLCGSEFLGTSLLGMYMDSQRIADANLLFSEFSNLKSIVMWTALISGYTQNDCCYEAINSYREMRDNSMFPDQATFVSVLRACALLSALQDGKEIHSLIFHTGFDLDELTSSALIDMYAKCGDVKSAVQVFEEMGTKKDVISWNSMIVGFAKNGHAESALKVFNEMAHSCVTPDDVTFLGVLTACSHAGWVSEGRQIFDLMVNCYGIEPRADHYACIVDLLGRWGNLKEAEEFIDKLNVEPNAMIWANLLGACRIHGDDIRGERAAKNLIKLEPDNSSPYVLLSNMYAASGHWNEARSLRRTMIQKEIQKMPGCSWIVVGQKTNSFVADPLFMHNLEKHLMVYQQCVLTRLMTAWLISMESRWTTTYDSLW
- the LOC112782816 gene encoding pentatricopeptide repeat-containing protein At3g09040, mitochondrial isoform X1; translated protein: MRLAVAPHVQGFLFLRPYSLTIQHCSSPSPPSISQVYEDLLRICFRLQQTKTNPHHHHDYHVFDNIPNHGDGEMAKVVHAHAIKHDISSDGFLASATIDLYAAAGNVPFAQRLFHQLHPRQRHLSAYNSIISMYSRQGLFQNALRCFVSMMRFGQLPDQFTLAIALSVCSKLRNVEFGTLLHSCVIKAGFESNPFCQGALIDLYAKCGFLRHASAIFDAAVHLDNVSWTALISGYVRAGLPQDALQVFDKMQIAGCSPDQVVFVTVLNALVNLGKLDDACKLFRDMHTSNVVAWNAMISGHAKSGHHKEAIEFFLEMRKCGIKSSRSTLASVLSAIASLAALDYGLLVHGEAIKQGLGSSIYVGSSLISMYGKCEMLDAAKQVFDVMSEKNMVTWNAMLGVYAQNGYFNHVMELFLDMTRRTIEPDEFTFTSILSSCACFESLEIGPQVHSVVIKRSFANNLFVNNALVDMYAKAGALKEARKQFERMKTRDNISWNAIIVGYVQEEEETDAFKMFNKMRLHGIVPDEVALASILSACGNVKLLEAGLQFHCLAVKLGLETNLFVGSSLIDMYSKCWSIEDARKIYSNMPEWSVVSMNALISGYALKNIKEAINLFSDMLALGLKPSEITFASLIDACKGSQVNLGLQIHCAIVKRGLLCGSEFLGTSLLGMYMDSQRIADANLLFSEFSNLKSIVMWTALISGYTQNDCCYEAINSYREMRDNSMFPDQATFVSVLRACALLSALQDGKEIHSLIFHTGFDLDELTSSALIDMYAKCGDVKSAVQVFEEMGTKKDVISWNSMIVGFAKNGHAESALKVFNEMAHSCVTPDDVTFLGVLTACSHAGWVSEGRQIFDLMVNCYGIEPRADHYACIVDLLGRWGNLKEAEEFIDKLNVEPNAMIWANLLGACRIHGDDIRGERAAKNLIKLEPDNSSPYVLLSNMYAASGHWNEARSLRRTMIQKEIQKMPGCSWIVVGQKTNSFVADPLFMHNLEKHLMVYQQCVLTRLMTAWLISMESRWTTTYDSLW